In Herbinix luporum, a single window of DNA contains:
- a CDS encoding bL17 family ribosomal protein, whose amino-acid sequence MAGYRKLGRTSSQRKALLRNQVTNLLYHGKIVTTEAKAKEIRKIAEHMIALAVKEKDNYETVTVKAKVARKDKDGKRVKEVVDGKKVTVYDEVEKTIKKDSASRLHARKQMMKYLYSVTEVPQENAGRKRNTKSINLSDKLFEEIAPKYANRNGGYTRIVKIGPRKGDAAMEVLIELV is encoded by the coding sequence ATGGCAGGTTACAGAAAGCTTGGTAGGACATCAAGTCAGAGAAAAGCTTTACTTAGAAACCAAGTTACCAATTTATTATATCATGGTAAAATCGTTACAACCGAAGCTAAAGCCAAAGAAATCCGCAAAATTGCTGAACACATGATTGCGCTTGCTGTAAAAGAAAAAGATAACTATGAAACTGTTACAGTAAAAGCTAAGGTTGCACGTAAGGATAAAGACGGCAAAAGAGTTAAGGAAGTAGTAGACGGTAAGAAAGTTACCGTATATGATGAAGTAGAAAAGACTATTAAGAAGGATAGCGCTTCCCGTCTTCATGCAAGAAAGCAAATGATGAAATATCTTTATTCTGTTACTGAGGTGCCCCAGGAGAATGCCGGTAGAAAGAGAAATACAAAATCTATCAATTTATCCGATAAATTATTTGAGGAAATTGCACCTAAGTATGCAAACCGTAACGGTGGATATACAAGAATAGTAAAAATCGGGCCTCGTAAAGGCGATGCAGCGATGGAAGTTTTAATTGAATTAGTGTAA
- a CDS encoding DNA-directed RNA polymerase subunit alpha: MFDFEKPNIEIAEISEDKKFGRFVVEPLERGYGTTLGNSLRRIMLSSLPGTAVSQIKIDGVVHEFSVVPGVKEDVTEIIMNIKELAIKNTSDTNEPKVAYIEAEGEVVVTAGDIQADPDIEILNPDQVIATLCGGPDSRLYMELTITNGRGYVSADKNKKDDLPIGVIPIDSIYTPVERVNLFVENTRVGQITDYDKLTLDVYTDGTLAPDEALSLAAKVLSVHLDSFIDLSEHAKNAEIMVEKEDNEKEKVLEMSIDELELSVRSYNCLKRAGINTVEELTNKTAEDMMKVRNLGRKSLEEVLSKLKELGLSLKQSED, encoded by the coding sequence ATATAGAGATTGCAGAAATTTCCGAAGATAAGAAGTTTGGCCGTTTTGTAGTAGAACCGTTAGAAAGAGGATACGGTACAACCCTAGGTAATTCTCTTAGAAGAATTATGCTATCCTCACTACCCGGCACTGCTGTAAGCCAAATTAAGATTGACGGAGTAGTTCATGAGTTCAGTGTTGTTCCTGGTGTAAAGGAAGATGTTACTGAAATCATTATGAATATCAAAGAGCTGGCAATCAAAAACACTAGTGATACCAATGAGCCCAAAGTTGCTTATATCGAGGCTGAAGGCGAAGTTGTAGTTACAGCAGGGGATATACAGGCTGACCCGGATATCGAGATACTTAATCCAGACCAGGTGATAGCTACCTTATGTGGCGGCCCGGACAGTAGATTATATATGGAGCTTACAATAACAAACGGACGAGGTTATGTCAGCGCGGATAAAAACAAGAAAGATGACCTGCCAATCGGCGTAATCCCGATTGATTCTATATATACACCGGTAGAACGTGTCAATCTATTTGTCGAGAATACCCGTGTAGGGCAGATTACTGACTATGACAAACTAACCTTAGATGTATATACAGACGGTACATTGGCACCGGATGAAGCCCTTAGTCTGGCAGCGAAGGTGTTAAGCGTTCATCTGGATTCCTTTATTGATTTATCTGAGCATGCTAAGAATGCAGAAATCATGGTAGAAAAGGAAGACAATGAAAAAGAAAAAGTGCTCGAGATGAGTATAGACGAATTGGAGTTATCAGTTCGCTCATATAACTGCTTAAAGAGGGCAGGCATCAATACTGTCGAAGAACTTACGAATAAGACTGCTGAAGATATGATGAAGGTAAGAAATCTTGGCCGTAAGTCATTAGAAGAAGTATTGTCAAAACTGAAAGAGCTCGGTTTATCCTTAAAACAGAGCGAGGACTAA